The following nucleotide sequence is from Cytophagia bacterium CHB2.
ATCATGCAATCCGCTGAGGAAAACGCCGGGATTATTTCGATTACAAAATACCGGAATAAAATCGCAAGCATCGCTTCATGAAAATCGTTGCCGCACATCTTCCCGCCTATCTTCCAGGCCTTGAGCTTTTTTGTAAAATGGCGCAGGCAGACGCCGTCATTCTCGCCGATCATTTGCAATATTCCAAACATGGCGTGCTCAATCGCAATCGCATCAAAACGCCGGAGGGCGCGCGCTGGCTCACGGTTCCGGTTTTGACCAAAGGGCGCGGCCGGCAGGCGATTCATGCGGTCGAAATCAACAATAACGAAAGATGGGCGTTAACCCATTGGCGGGCCTTGCAAACGCATTACAATAAATCGCCGTATTTCATGCACTATGCCGATCGCTTCGAAGGGCTTTATCACACGGAATGGCGCCGTCTCATTGAACTCAACGTGGCTGGCATCCGAACGCTTTGCGCATGCCTGAAGCTCGACACACCCATCCATCTCAGCTCGGAATGTGGAGCCGTAACGGGAAATAAAAACTGGCTTGTGGAGTTGATCAAGCGCATCGGCGGAACCGCGTATCTCGCAAGCCCCGGGCAGCGTGCGCACGCTGTTCGCGAAAATGATTTTAGCGCCGCCGGCATCACTTTAATTGACACTAATCCGCCTATGCCGCGTTATCATCAGCTTTATGGTGAATTCATTCCGGATCTCAGTATGGTCGATTTATTGTTTAATGAAGGCGGGCACTATTTGGGGGAATTGCGCAAGAAAAATGATGCCCGGGGTTTTGCAGGACGCATCGCCAACACCGATTTTCCGTCAAGCTGAAAATCGCAGCTCTTCGGACAGTCTTGTAAAGTTCGCCCACAAAAGTGGAAATTCACAAAAATAAAAAACTTTTTTTGTGGGATTCCAATTTTGTGGGCAAAAACTTTCAGAATTTTATTCTAAGGTTCAAACGCCCCAACCGCCGCTGACGTGAATATTCGTGCCGTTAACGTAATACGCCTGCTCGGACAACAAAAATTTCGCCGCCCCCACAACATCCTCGACGGCGCCGGGATAACCGGCCGGAATCTTGCTTTCCATTTTTGCCAATTCCTCCACGGGCATGCTGCCGGAATCAATGAAACCCGGAGAAATCGCGTTCACCGTGATGCCCTCCGGCGCGAGCAGCCGGGCCAGCGTGCGCGTGAGAATGAGCACGCCGGTTTTGGCAATGGCATATGCCGTGAGATTGGGCTGCCCGATAAGTTGATCAGCATTGACCAATCCAAAGTTGATGATGCGTCCCCATCTCTGCCTGCGCATGATGGGCGATACGAGCCGGCTTAAATAAAACACCGGATGCAGATTGTTATCGAACATTTCGTGCCAGCCGGCGAGGGTTTCATCAAACAGCGGCACACGACGATACGGCCCGGCGCAGTTGAGCAGGGCGTCAATACGGCCAAATTGTTCCTCGATTTGCTGCACCATGGCCGCCGCGGCGGCCGGGTCTGAAACATCGCATTGTAAACTGAAACCGCGACGGCCCTGCGCCGTAATCGCGGCAACTGCGCTTGCGGCTTCCGCGGCACTGGTGCGATAGCACAGCGCAATATCCCAATTGTCCGCTGCCAGCGCCACTCCAATCGCGCGGCCGATGCCGCGCGCGCCGCCGGTGATGAGAGCTACTCGTTGAGGCAT
It contains:
- a CDS encoding WbqC family protein; translation: MKIVAAHLPAYLPGLELFCKMAQADAVILADHLQYSKHGVLNRNRIKTPEGARWLTVPVLTKGRGRQAIHAVEINNNERWALTHWRALQTHYNKSPYFMHYADRFEGLYHTEWRRLIELNVAGIRTLCACLKLDTPIHLSSECGAVTGNKNWLVELIKRIGGTAYLASPGQRAHAVRENDFSAAGITLIDTNPPMPRYHQLYGEFIPDLSMVDLLFNEGGHYLGELRKKNDARGFAGRIANTDFPSS
- a CDS encoding SDR family oxidoreductase; protein product: MPQRVALITGGARGIGRAIGVALAADNWDIALCYRTSAAEAASAVAAITAQGRRGFSLQCDVSDPAAAAAMVQQIEEQFGRIDALLNCAGPYRRVPLFDETLAGWHEMFDNNLHPVFYLSRLVSPIMRRQRWGRIINFGLVNADQLIGQPNLTAYAIAKTGVLILTRTLARLLAPEGITVNAISPGFIDSGSMPVEELAKMESKIPAGYPGAVEDVVGAAKFLLSEQAYYVNGTNIHVSGGWGV